A window of Xenopus laevis strain J_2021 chromosome 1L, Xenopus_laevis_v10.1, whole genome shotgun sequence genomic DNA:
CATCCCcatattttgaatttgttttttttcatgttggggcacacgcatgtgcataatgaaggAGTGCCCTGGCTCGCTCAGGATGGGCATGCTGGAGACATAGGAGGGTAAACACATTCATTGACAGATCTTACATCAGACAAATGTCAGACAGATTTGGGTGACTCACTCATTAgatacatgtgtgtatgtgtgtgttccCTTCCAGGACATGTGCCTGAATGCTTACTACAAGCATTTCTtcaaaaatactattgtttcccctaCCAGATGTGTGTGGGCTCTGCAAGGCTTCACTGTGTTCCACACACTCCGCTAGGGGAAGCAAATTTCaagtgataggtgccctttaagccatACAAGATCAGTAGCGCAAATAATAGAGTATATCCCCcaaaatgtattataaggcacttaatttgcccaggagtagtaacctatggcaaccaataaaatgtttgcttttaaacaggtgaccagtaaatgataccagttaattggttgctatgggttactgttcctgggcaaacgtagtgctttATTACATAACGTCCTATTTCTTCAATAAAATAGATCAGCTGCAATTAAAAAGAAACCCCCTGTGATTTCCATGTGGCTAATTTTTAATACCCTCCCCGCGAACCTATTCTATACAGCTCCAAGTCCTGTGTGTCATAGGCCTTAATACACATACAGTCACTGGAATTTACCaccagtttttataagaaaaagcTCTTTATAACGTCGGAGGACTGTATAACAGTGTGGGTACAGTTGTCCACTAGGCGGCGGACCCCGTGACTCTCTGTACTCACCGTCCCTCCGTACACTTTTCACTATGCAGTCGCCTCCCAGCAGAAACTGCTCGCAAAGCTCTTTGTACCAAAAGCCGGCAACAGGCCATAGTCAGTATTTCCTCCTCCTGCTCTCGCCACTCTGCATCACAACCTGAGATTGGTTTGCTGAGCCAAGTTAGGCCCCGCCCACGGTGCTTATTGTCTTGTTTTACAGTGGAATGAGGGCTCCTACTTCCAGCTGATTGGCGAATAGGTGTAGGCGGAACTGCGACGCAATTGGTGGGAAACGTTCGACTCCCGTTCTATCATCCTATTGGTGGTTAGCTCTCTCAGTCTACCGCCTTTTTAGCAATGAGTAGGTGGAATGCTTCGTCGGATTTAATTGGCTGCTGGAGCTTGTTTTGTGATGTTTGGTTGCTTGAATGGAACTGTCAGTGAGTAACTGGGAGTCGAAGGTGAGTGTTGTACTGTCCTGCGCCTGGCACTGTATCCCTGTTTCTTCTTACTAGTGTTCATCCGCTTAACATAATAGTGCGTTGCTGCATTATCTCTGTTCTCTCCTGTCCTGTTACCCCCTCAGTCACACCTACTACTGCTACTACCAGCGTTCATTTGTCTCTAATTGCATTTAATGCACAATTGCTCTGTCAGGCTTGCTGTTTGTGTCAGAAAATACCCTACTATCACTTTCTTGTATCCTCATTAATAAATGAGTCCCTTTGTGTATACTGTGGCTTTTCTAATGTCACCTTGTGAATTATAGTCACCTCTGCAGGGTTCTCTTGTTATGTACTTTCTGCCAGTTGTGTTACAGTTCTGACAACTTTGCTTTCCATCAGATACACGTTTTGACTCACTTGTTATATAGTTATCTGATATAATATGTAGCTGCCTCTCTCTTATAGTCTATACACCTCCTTTTTCCATTTCTCCAGCTCTCTGTCTTATTCCTCATAGGTTGTTCTATGCCCTAATATTAAAAAACAGctcattttcttttgttattaaGAGTAACTAACTTACAGCATGACTATAGAGCGGGAGCTGTTCGTGTCTGCTCCAGGGAAAGTCATTCTGCACGGAGAACATGCTGTGGTACATGGCAAGGTACAGTCCTCACATTTTGTATGTATGAACGTCAGTCTCTGTTGAAAACagattttaattacaaaataaatggcACATATGAGAATACTACTCAAGAGTTAAAattcaagtcccactgcaacaacATTATAACAAGAGGAGAATCTTAATGTGtgcatgtgtattttttatgCCCATTTCTTACATATGGGTACCTCTATGACAGATATTTTAAGGCACGGGGGGGGTTCATGAAAAGCTACAAAACTAGGCTGAACAGAAAACAGatttaaattacaaaatacatggtatacagtatatgagaatagcactcaatagtaaaaattcaagtcccactgcaaccccttcagttacattgagtaggagaaacaatagcttatcggaaagcagttccatcatgaagtgctggctccttctaaaagcacaggatcagacaaaatgacctgatatggctatctacacaccaatattacaaatacaaaaatatatatactggttggttcaggaataacattttaaatggtagttatttgcaatgtaaacagtgtattttacaaataaaaacgacaccataaaaagcatgacagaatccctttaaattaaactgaGAGTAAATTGGCTTGCCATTACTTTGTATACTATTAGTATTTCTTATGCAGTGTGTATTTGGGTACCTGACTGAGAGACAGCTTGGTATTTGCTGAATGTCGCCTGCTTAATACAGTAAAacaaaagctggctctcgcacacccagtgTAAGATACGaagtctggtgctcagtggtagaggttcggcctggtggggtttgtttttaactgaattttaatgctaatttaaataaaatgacatttttttattgaaaaaaagccttgggacagttatctttggataaaggaatctCTTAGAGGTTCAGCCACCTCACAATTGAATcgataaagaaaaaaatccacggcacacaggctgctgcaagcaaggaaccccttgcacgtttaatgcggaagtgagcaacgtttcggggtcacgcccctttgtcaagcctgctTAATACAGCCCTTCTTGACATTCCTGCCTTAATTGTTAAGATGGGTACACAAAGGCTGCCTGCCAGACTTACTATAGATTATTGACCACTTTTACTACATATACACTTGCCGATAATGGCCAATATAGGCACACATTTGTCCTTTTATCAGTTACCAAGCTGGCAAGGCAGTCAGTTAATCATTTTGACAATAGTTGTTTACCTGAAATTCAGTCAATAGGCAAATGGCCCCTTCaacaataaaccattttaatctGCTAGATCCAAACAGATTCTGATCAGAGCCTTTTCCCAgtttaaagagaaacaaaaaggCAGGCATTGGCCACGTTTACTTGTAAGTTCCTAACCTGTGTCATTAGTACCCAGCTTAGTAAAAACACTTGAGATGGACCTTATTTAAATATTCTGGATTCATTATAGTCTAATTATGTGTAAATATAGGTATAATTACCACATCAACACAGTGTTTATACTTATAtgtagtttaataaaaaataaatctacatttgtatttattttttatgtattgtatCAAATTACCTGTTACCTTCTGGGTAGCCTGGCAAGGTATGTGTTCCTTTAACAGCCTGGTACAAAGTCAAAATGCCACACTTGCTGTATTTATAATAAGAGTGAATACTGAACTCTGTTTTACTAGAACATGTAAATCAGAACCATGAACAAGcaaataatataaagaatatcACTAAGTGGAATCTGCAGTTGGTGCAGCTTTACCAGCACTTTACCAACTTTACATAACAGGGGATCTCTGTCTCCCTGCTGCCGAATCTGTGCATGCTGTCTCCTAGCCTAGCTgccttgccttcttctttcccagcattccctacaCAGTCACATGGCATCAGCCTTACTGTTACCGGATTGGCTAACACTGCCGTCTGCAGGCTGGAGGTGACATTTGTATCATCCTCATTTGTCTGCCTAATACAGTATTTATCACTTACAGGGGTTTCTGTGAAACATGGAGGCACATAAATATTTCATTATCTGGGTAGGGTGTTTTATTTTGCTCTGACTGATAGAAGCACCCCTTTAGCACAACTACTGACTTAACCTTTCTAAGTGCTAAGTTCCAGCAGTAATACCCTTTTTTTCAACTAAAGGTTTAACTTAGATATAAGTTAGGTATGGTTCAGTGAGTTGAAGCTGATCCATACCTCCAGCCtaactttgcagctttcaatgaACCACCCCATGCCTTAAAATATCTGCCTTAAAATATCTGTCATAGAGGTACCCATATGTATTAAATGGGCATCTTCTTATTATAATGCAAATTATTAGATCTAAACTTTGCTACTAAGGCGATTTTTACCATGTCAATAAGCTCATGATCACCAAGCCTGTTTTTTTCATATCACTGCCTGAAAACACACTCATAAACCAATtacatatattgcaaaaaaagttCCAGATGAGTGGGAAGGGATTTAAAGATGGATTAGCTAGTGTTCTGTTTGTTATCCCATCAGGTTAgttgcaaccaatcaaatgtttgcttttattgttttacttGCGGCTAGTTgaacaaagctaatcactgatgaGTTGTAAATGACACCACTTGCCACATGCCTGGACAGCAGTGGTCGGCTGTAttatatattcagatattttgaCTACAATTTGTGTAAATTAAAAATCTGTGTCTATGTCACATGAGGCAATTTTTTAAAACAGCTTTTACGACCTCCAATCAATTTTAATGGAAACAGCATGGTACAGGTAGGATTCAAAACAAAAATGCTCCAACATTATCAGCCAAACAACTATCTGTACCAGTGATATCAAGCAGTTCCCATGAAGACAGAGGAAGAACAATTAGTTTTGAGTGTGTATTCATTGTCAGATATATATGGTAGCTGAGAAACAAACCTCTTTCAGGTTACCTTGTggcatgcatttatttttatcatgCAGGGTAAGAGCTATATTCAAAtgcatacaaaacacattttcgtACCAGTCCTTTACTTCCAAACTCAGAAAAAGGTTAAGAAACACTGTGTTGACAAATAATATGGAACAAGTTATAGCTTTTGTATGGtattaacatcattttttttttttttttttggcttttgttCAGATGGCTTTGGCAGTAGGTCTAAATTTAAGAACCTTTATTAGGATGCGACCTCGTAAGGACGatactgttttaataaatttgccaaatATTGGTACCAAGCTAAGATGGGATATTGCCCAACTCCAGACCTTACTACCTTCATTTCAAGGTGAGCTTTTATAAATGTAGGAGAAGCAAACTGTGCAACTCTAGGGAATCCAGAAGTGTAATACTGTCTGACTGATGTGAcatttagatatacagtatgtatgtgaaACAGGCGGTCTTTTGAAAATTTTGgggttcctatatatatattgccattaTATATCCCTGGCAGTGAATGGTTATTTGTAACTACTGTTACACCTGTTTAATATCTGACAATCTGCTAATTTGCAATTAGCTTGTATGCTTTTGTAATTGTGATTTAAAcaacacaattttattttattattttgtccaCCTTTCTAGTAaactttatgtgtgtgtgtgtttatatatgcaATTTTCTATCTTAGATTGCAATaaccatgtactgtatgttcaagactgaaatctttaataaaaaaatgtcattggtGAAAGGGGTACAGTGAATGACAAAGCATTCTAAGGCGGTCTTTAGTCTACATTTGCAGTTCTGGCTTTGTATTAGAATAAGTAGTTGTCTAAGGTGTTATAGAAGCTGACACAATGAACGAATTTAACATTGTGACATTCTGACTTTCTCTGCCTTTAGATGACCCACAGAAGTTGGAAATTCTGAAGAATTTTGCAGGGATTATAGAGGGGTGCAAAGACACAGAAAGCCTTGCTGTTTTGgctttcctatatctgtaccttTCCATCTGTGGTAGGTGAGTGGACATGTTTAGCACAGTGTTACaatggttagcattgctgccttacAGCACTAGGGTCATAGGTTCAGTTCCAGCGTGGATACTACCTGCAAGGGGAATGCATGTTCTCCTTGTGTCTTCAGGTACTCTGGTTTCTTCCCACATTCCCTCAATAATCAGTTGACCGATTAACTGTCACCTTATGAAGCTGACCATAGTAAGTTTATTTATGGGGTTAAGTAGTAAAAGAAACTtctaaacagctgaccagtaaacaACAATTGCTGACTAGTTGCTTTTGGTTACAAGACCTGCAACAAACAATAcacaatttatttgcatttctacttgtgtgtatataaaggtatgagatctgttttctggaaacccgttacccagattgctttgaattatggaaaggccatcacccatagactccattatattaaagtaatctgaattttgaaaaatgatttcctttttccctgtaataataaaaaagtaccttgtacagtactttatcctaactaagatttaattaatccttattggaagcaaaaccagcctaatagGTTTATTAATTGTCacgattttctggtagacttaaggtatgaagatctctctgcagcctttgacacagttgatcacccactcctcctagacattctatactcagctggcattcgtgacactgctcttggTTTACATCTAATGTGTCTGATAGTTCCTTtgaagttgccttctctaactctacttctactacgttccctctctctgttggagttcctcaaggctctgttctaggcccctgctgttctcactctatactactttgctaggaaaacgtattcagtcgtttggacttcagtatcacctttatgctgatgacacaactctacttgtctactcccgatctttctaattctgtcagACTGTTACAGACtgcctctctgctgtctcctcctggatgtcacaacgccaCCTGAAACCGAACCTTTCAAAaactcatatttcctccaagatcttcccctatcactcacagtaaacaacaccacctttcattccaccacacaggcacgctgccttcAAGTTATACTagagactcacatctgtctttttcaccacacatccaaatacttgcaaaatcttgtcttattcaactgcacaacattgtccgaatacgaccatatctcaatttagaatcaactaaaacacttattcagtctcttatctcccaccttgattactgcaacatactcctcgcaggtattccaacaagtcacctttcacaactccaatctgttctaaatgtggctgctagactcattcatctatctcaccgcagcatcagctgctcccatatgcatgtcccttcactggctcccaatctcctctagaatcaaattcaaattacttacactcacattcatgGCCCTttacaatgaagcccctccctatatttcatctctaatctccaaatacactcatTCActcaaccttcgctctgcttctgctcttcacctcgcttctcctctcatcacttctgtccatcctcgtctacaagacttctctcgggcttctacTTATCCCTGGAACTCTCTGcttcgagctgtcagactttctccttctttccaaactttcaaacgcccctaaagacccacctgtttaaagaagcttattcaacgtaccttaattaattaatcattgctgtatcataaatcacaaaattgtttctaaaatcctaatgtttaaattataccctaacctttagtttgtaaactcaaATTTGTAGGGCCCTCAAATCCTATTGtacttgtttgttatccaccgtttattccctgtttgttatataaaggtaaagcactgcatatcttaacggcgctatataaataaatgatgatgatgattcaaattacagaaagatccattatccggaaaaccccaggtcctgagcattctggataacaggtcccatacctgtatcatctataaaacttttttcctttaaaatattttaagagcTTTAGGGAAAATGACCTGTAATTTCTTCACAAGTACTTTGAGAAAACCAATGAGCTGTCCAattaaaaaagatacatttctttttaaaatgataaaatcaaCATATAATATTTGTCCCTAATAATATTCAGACCTATTTGTGAGAATAGTGGCACGTGCTGTTTTCTTGGGGGTTTTTTATTGGCAACCAGGAATTGTCACTTGTCCAGTTCCATAAAATTAACTTTGGTGGTGACTATCATTTTGACATGTTCATTTTTTGCTTGTTCCAAAATACTGACATTTTTATAGGTGTAGAATCAAGACAATTCTTGGTTATTTTGTTTAGAACCATATATTGTATCTGGTAATAGCATTGGTGAGTTAAGTCATATAAATACTTCTTTCAGTATTATTTGGTGCTATTATGTCTTTCTAACAGCTTGCAATATGTTGTTTATTCCAGAGACTTGCCAAGTGTGGATATTGTTGTTTGGTCCCAGCTGCCAACAGGAGCAGGTCTAGGATCTAGTGCTGCATATTGTGTCTGTCTAGCTGCTGCATTGTTAACATACTGTGGCAGAATTGACGATCCCATGTGTGACGAAACTACAATTTTAAGGTAACCTACCAGTAGAACTATATTTTGGTTTGGAATGGAGATTAATATTATTCATATATACTAAGTTTGaactgcaatatttatttatttgagaaGGAATCCTACCTGAGATCCCCAACATACCTTCTTTCCCAAAATTACTATATGCATTCACCAAGGAGCCAGAGTCTAAGCCACTTACAGTATTTTGTTGTCTCTACAAGGCAAgttattaaaacaatttaaaaataacttgacTTTTGTGACTACTTGtaaaagaaaaactgtttgtttttgaTGTATTACAATTATAGGTAAAATATTCTTGAGCAAGAATGCCATTATAAGACTTTTCACCTGACATGGAGATAAACAGGAAAGTTTAGTATTTATGTTCTTCCTATGCTGCAAATTACCAGTGGGGGTCAAAATGTTTGCTTACCTCCTTTAAGAATTGCTTGTTTAAATAGGACTTaatgcaaaattatgtttttcagaACTTTTGTAAAAGGAGCCTctaaataatagatcctataactgtataactATATCATATAGATATCATATATCATAGATAACTATATAATATAGATCTTATAACTGTATAACTATATCATATTAATGATAGTGGCATCTGTCAGATATTTGTGACTTATTATGTAACCTTCTACTTTCTTTTCCATCATAGTACAGTGTATTTACAGTTTTCTGGCCAGCCCTGCTCTCATCATTAAAGTGCAGTTGTTTTGTTGTTAATAGGTGGTCCCAAACAGAACTTGACCTCATTAACCAGTTGGCTTTTCAAGGTGAAAAGGTTATCCATGGAAACCCATCAGGAGTTGATAATGCTGTAGGAACATGGGGTAAGTCACTGACATATTGTAGAGGTTATGTGATCTGCTATACTTAATATTAAACTATAGGCACATTTCTTGtaaaacatatgtttttattctttaagtaacactttttttttttatttataagttaAATAGGATTCAGCCATTAAATAACTGTACAATGTGACATTTTTCCAACTGATGTCCCACAGCCCTGAACATCTCTTCACTCCACTCCTCCTTCAAGGTTGCTCTGTAAGGAACAACAGCCAGATCACATTGATACTCTGCAAACAGAACCCAAGGGGGGCTTGTGGGAAATTCAAATGGCTGTCAAAGACCAATGCCAATTTGGCTTCTCTTTGTGCTGTTCACATAGCACCACTTTGCCATATCTCTTTGAATATGTGATCGAGAAAACCATTTGTGGCAGAGTAAAAGGGGTGTAGGAAGAGGTCGatttatatatatcaattaaattacagaaagaagagTGAAAAGGGGCAGAAAAAAGGccacaatataaaataaacaagggaaataatatacaggaaaggaaagaaaattaGAAAGACAAAGAGGTGAGCAAAACAGGAAGAGGAAAAAAGAACTGAGCAGCAAAAGAGAGAAGGACAAAAAGGAATGGAGTATGAATAATAGGACAAGAAAATGAAGGTTATtgaatcatactgtatataatataataagagagaaaaaagaaaagagaagaaaacttCAGTATACTGAATATGGTTTCTGCTGATCACAAGTTTCGCCAATAGTTCcatgatttttgttatttcttgatctTAACAGGGCATATGGGGAAATtaaaactactccatgtttggtccttagtGGATAATTCGATTCAAAGCATACTGTGGACAGAAGTACATTATACAGAGGATTATCTGTGCTCTCATAAtctatctacctcacaaggaccaaacatggagtagattcAACTTCCCTGTTTATAGTAATCATGTTGAACAATGTGTATAATGCACTATTAAAGAAAAAAGACAGCGGAGAATAGCAAAGAATgacaaataacaaaaaaggaGGGACCGGGGTAGATGTTGCCCATCATAGTGACCTGAAAAAGCTGTGAAGGAGACTTCTGATGCACAGGGATTTTTTTTAGGAGGTGGCAGAAAAATAGTCTTttaaaggatcccattctcaaatatgtctcatttaaaaatataaacaaattgccAAATTACACAGGGAGCCCTTTCTGCATATTTACTTATGCTTgtttatagaggtatgggatccattatccggaaaaccattatccagaaagctccgcattacagaaaggctgcccccacagattccattataatcaaataatattaatttgtaaaaattattacctttttctctgtagtaataaaacagtaccttgtactttattcaaactaagatataattaatccttattggaagcaaaatttgattattgggtttatttaatgtttacatgaatttctaatagacttaggagcacatttactaagctcaagtgaagaattcgaagtaaaaaaaactatttcgaccttcgaaacgaacgattcaaactaaaaatcgttcgactatttgaccattcgatagtcgaagtactgtctctttaaaaaaaacttctactacctactttgccacttaaaacctaccgagcaccaatgttagcctatgggggccttccccataagctttctaagcaatttcgatcgaacgatttttccttcgaaggatttta
This region includes:
- the mvk.L gene encoding mevalonate kinase; protein product: MTIERELFVSAPGKVILHGEHAVVHGKMALAVGLNLRTFIRMRPRKDDTVLINLPNIGTKLRWDIAQLQTLLPSFQDDPQKLEILKNFAGIIEGCKDTESLAVLAFLYLYLSICGRDLPSVDIVVWSQLPTGAGLGSSAAYCVCLAAALLTYCGRIDDPMCDETTILRWSQTELDLINQLAFQGEKVIHGNPSGVDNAVGTWGGALQYQSGSITPMERIPVLHILLTNTKVPRSTKVLVAGVKEKLLKFPDIMEPVLSSIHAVSQECQRVLKEMTAGLSMDHYTVLEELIDINQHHLNVIGVGHSSLETICQVTKSHGLHSKLTGAGGGGCAITLLRTDTDHAVVETVKQELTNYGFQCWETSIGALGVSVHLPSSLTEDVREAFSNL